aaatcatttaaatacaaaCTTACATTTACATATGTCTTTGTCGTCACACAAAGAGactataatataattttactttCAATGGTATGTAAAACGAAAGACTGGAGCTCTTCTCATATTTTAAAGTATCTAAAATTAATACTAGCATCGACTCGTAgagtaatatttaaaaattgcattCTTAGTTCTATTCTGACTCTGAATGATGCATTGCTAGACTTGAAAGCTCTTTACACCAATGGAGCTATGAATTACAGGTTTGACATACACTGATGCTTAAAGTTTGActcaaaatggaaaatattctcTCAAAAACTAGAAacagaggaaaggaaaaaatTCAATTCTATATTATATTGTTCTATGGATGAGTAATTCCAATGTGGTCTAACCTTTTATTTGTCTTCAAATTTCATTTTTGCTTAATttggctttattattatttattattgttattttttattattcacagaTATATTTTGCAACCCTTTTTAAAGTTATTATGTCTTTATTACTGTTTAATACTACGTCTTCAACTGTAtgaagaaaatcaaataaaaaagttgagaaaaaaaaagattcacaAAAAATGACTATGTTGAACTATACATCCCCAGTTATCCTTTGTTAACCCTCAACAATGTGACAACAACAGTGATGGCATTATTTGTGGCATTTCTCACCGTGTGGATTCTTTCTGGGCTTACTGTGGAATCTATTTAGAATAACCACTGATCAATGTGCAAGAATGGTTTACTTACTTTCTATTTGAGAGTGGAGGTCATTGACTATCACTTGTAGCTGCCCAAAAGTCATGTCTCTCATATCAGTAGGTTTCAAGCTTCTCTTCATCAGGCATTCACTAATGTGAGGCATATGTGgcagctgaaaaaaaacaaaacacttgccATTTAGTGATCCACAACCACTTCATAAAAAAACTCACAGTGTTTTCCCCTATtagtataatttattttacattgtacgggcattattttctatgtgcttcttttattataaaataaagagcAAATATATTGACACTCAAATAACAAGAGGAAATCTAAGGGAGAACTTATAGTGACCACTAGGTGGTAGCATTGGATCAAAATTTACAGTGATTTCCACTGAACACTGAGAAATATAGAAAATACTTGAACAGTGACTATGATAATTACTAAATAACCACATAAAAAAGGCTAACATCAGATGTTGTCACAAAATACCTAATGATAAAGGAGAGAATTATGTACACTGTATAATTGTTCACGCTTTGTCCTGCTGTTATCATATGTTTGATAAACGCATgataatagaaagaaaaaacagaagagCAGAAATTATTGTGAACACCAGATGGCAGTACTCCCACAGATATTTAACCTAACAAAAAACTCTTTCCACAGGGCTGTCCAACAGGCAACAACATTCAGCTCTCGATCTTTATGGCTTATATATTGCTTATAATTTCCTTTTGATGTGAtatgattttaatgtattttggccCCCTAATGCAGTTATAAGCCATGGACCTGCTGTTGGAGCACAGGTTCTATAGAAATAGCGACTTACAAGGTCTGCTACAGGAGACTTTTTCCTGTTCTGCTTCTCCACTTCCACCTGCATTTTGGCCATTGGTTTAACCATTGCCAGTGCCATCTTTGCTTCTGCTTGCAGTTTCTTTTGCCTGGAGATAAAATCCATATCTTCAAAGGACTCAGACTCTTCCTCAGTAGTATCTCTGTCTGAATAGGAGGAACTCTGTTTGCTCTATAGGGAAAAGGAAAAGCAATTATTAGGTGTGAGCTATAGCAGGATCACACAAAGGCAGTCTAGTGCCATAGATAAATGCACCAATCACTGCAGTCTGATTTCATCCTTAATCAGGATTATAATACAAGAGCGATGGAAGTAACTATTTATTTATACTAATTCCTTACAtcaaagcactttataactctgctccaccctacatctctgaactcatctctatatactcacccaaccgcttactacgctcctctactgacctgctactcaacacttctctcattacctcctcacatgctcgcatttaagactttacaagggctgcacccctcctctggaattctctcccacggtctgtctgactttctcccaacctttctgtttgaaaagatctcttaaaacgcacttctttagagaagcctaccctcactctgcttaactaccaaatgcaataccacatacagtactacatctctcactcacttaattctgatcttgcccactcccacaccttgggtCTTATTGCCTTCTCTTTAGATTATAAGATCTTTTGCACAGGGTCTCTCTCatcttttgtaccggtattggttgtgatttatgtaactccatatgttctatgtatgtaattaaagggatactgtcatggtgaaaaaaaatttcaaaatgaatcagttaatagtgctgctccagcagaattctgcactgaaatccatttctcaaaagagcaaatagattttttttatattcaattttgaaatctgacatgaggctagacatattgtcaatttcccagctgccccaagtcatgtgacttgtgctctgataaacttcaatcactctttactgctgtactgcaagttggagtgatatcaccccctccctttcccccccccccagcagccaaacaaaagaacaatgggaaggtaaccagataacagctccctaacacaagataacagctgcctggtagatctaagaacagcactcaatagtaaaaacccatgtcccactgagaaacattcagttacattgaaagggaaaaacagcagcctgccagaaagcatttctctcctaaagtgcagtcacaagtcacatgaccaggggcagctgggaaattgacaaaatgtctagccccatgtcagatttcaaaattgaatataaaaaaatctgtttgctcttttgagaaatggatttcagtgcagaattctgctggatcagcactattaactgattcattttgaaaaaaaaaatttttcccatgacagtatccctttaatgtgatttagttgtataaacacatttactttacagcgctgcaaaatatgctggcactatataaataaatgttaataaataataataatcctgcaTTTCATACAGCAGGCAGAAGGCAAAAGCTGCATCCTGGCATTGTAAGGCTGGGTATTGGCAAACAATAACAtgctaagggacagatttatcaagggtcaaattgaaaattagaattattcaaatttaattcaagtttttaaaaaaaaaaatattttattttcgagatttatcaaactctggccctttaagaactcaaattcgactattcgccacctaaaacctgctgaattgctgtttaagtcaatggaagtggTACAGGGATCAattgaattcgagtttttaaaattcaaattgaattcgagctttttaaatttgaattgaattcgagttttcgggtcgatttaagTAATCAGAGTTTAGAAAATAAgatgttattaataaatttcgattggttgaatttcgaattcgacctttgataaatgtgcctcgaaAAGTCAGTCTTTGTGTTTAGTTTATATTTGCACTTTAGCACTTCTTCAAATCAACATGCAGTGGCCACCAGGGCTGAAAGAATGGCAACTCTGCACTACAGATACTGGAGGTATTACATGTCTATTCATTGTTCTGTTAGAAAAGTGTGAACAGAGAGGAACACATTATTGCTGAACAATTTCCAGCAGTTCAATATTTaccccattaaaggaacagttcagtgtgaaaataaaaactgggtaaatagataggctgtgcaaaataaaaaatgtttctaatatagttagttagccaaaagtgtaatatataaaggctggagtgactggatgtgtaataaaacagccagaatccaacttcctgcttttcagctctataactctgagttagtcagcgacttgaaggggggccacatggtacatttctgttcagtgagtttgtaattgaccctcagcattcagctcagattcaaaagcaacagaaatgacccatgtggccccccctcaagtctctgattggttactacctggtagccggggcaaccagtcagtgtaaaccaagagagttgaaaagcaggaagtagtgatctgactgacttgttatacatgaaatcactccagcctttatacattacatttttggctaactaactatattagaaacattttttatattgcacagcctatctatttacccagtttttatttttacactgaacaattcctttaaacagaaaCTTCCTGATTCctcctttttaaatatatgacCTTGGGGCAAATACGTTGTATTGAATAATGCCCTTCAAGCCTTGTGCTATCAACAAGCAGTCAGGGGAACAAGCATGAATTTAGCACTGGGTGATACAAATGTCCACACGAGTATTAAAAAGAGATCAATTTAATAAACAACTTCTCTTATATTTAGGAAACTATAATTTTTTCCTTTCATCTCTTTATGGAGGCTCCTTTGGCAGCAGGACAGTCAGGGGCATTACAATAGGCACAACTGACTGACACACACTATCTTTCTGgcatattattgataaataactcACAGGGTGCATAACTAATGCCTGTAATAGGGTGCAATAACGTTAAGCACCAGAGAATGGTCTAGAAGAGGGGCCAGTGGGGTAGTGAGATGCAGTCCTATCAGTGGACTTACCATTGGAGATAGAGGAGTGTCCAGACTTGTTTCAGTTTTGCTGTCGTCGGCATCACTGTCCTTGTCACTGCCACTGTCATTTACAAAACAGATCTGCAGGTTCATCCCACTTTGTAGTCTGCATAATGGAAAATGGCAAACATGGGTATGATAAATACTAGAGAAGATGAGGCCCGGGAAAAGGCCAAATATTAATGACAATTGATATCACCTGATCTTCCACTCGTCTAAACTTACGTTCTTTAGGATTTTTGGGCTCATCAACAGTTAATGGAGAAGCCACCTCCACTTTGTATCATAGATAGAAGAGACCTGAAGAGCCTTTCAATACCGTCAGTGGTAgtttattgaagcactacatgttttggattGGACCACACCCGAGGAAGGACCCCtatggtccgaaacatgtagtaaTCGAAGTAAAAGACATGTATTTAAGCATAGAAACGTCCACTTATAgaaaaaaagtttccaaaaaagaatagtggccctcagctcaggggagcggATAATCCATATGCAATGTAAGAAAGGTTTAGGGCACTCTAGGAGGCCATATATAGACCAGACCAAAAAAgggtttaaaaagtagaaaatcatTCAATAATCGTTTCCCtaaaacacttaatcataggcttcaatAAACTACCATTGACGGTATTGAAATGCTCTGCAGTTCTCTTCCAAATATTAATGAGTAGGCTGTGAGTTGCATAACATTTGCATTGGAACCTATACACAGAGCATTATAATAGTAATCAGACTCTcaacactgtaataaaaaaaaataaccaaacccCTTtatagaaagagaaagagagagagagagagagagagagagagagagagagagagagagttaaatCAATACCTGGATGACAGACTTGGTTTGCCGCTCTTGCTACAACTGGTATATAAGCCAGGGCCATCATCAAAGAAACTCCCAAGTGCAAGCTTCTGCCGGATCGATTCCCTTTCATTCTTCTGAGcctaaaggtaaaataaaaacattcaataaCATCGCAAAAGGCAGCACGGAATACACTGAGGCTACTTTGTCTCATAATGAACAAAAGGGGACCCAGAGATGTATTTCTGTTTCAGGCTCCGCACAGTTAGGACAAGAGAGAACATGTTGT
The genomic region above belongs to Xenopus laevis strain J_2021 chromosome 5L, Xenopus_laevis_v10.1, whole genome shotgun sequence and contains:
- the schip1.L gene encoding schwannomin-interacting protein 1 isoform X4: MVHQENCAYQAQKNERESIRQKLALGSFFDDGPGLYTSCSKSGKPSLSSRLQSGMNLQICFVNDSGSDKDSDADDSKTETSLDTPLSPMSKQSSSYSDRDTTEEESESFEDMDFISRQKKLQAEAKMALAMVKPMAKMQVEVEKQNRKKSPVADLLPHMPHISECLMKRSLKPTDMRDMTFGQLQVIVNDLHSQIESLNEELVQLLLIRDELHMEQDAMLVDIEDLTRHAESQQKHMAEKMPTK